A single genomic interval of Chitinophaga sp. 180180018-3 harbors:
- a CDS encoding glycoside hydrolase family 32 protein, whose translation MKRNMYITYKHLWCVCLILTLFACKKNDTATALTPDAISGKPVYPVPPSMWMQPAGAQPYYSSGFVGDPMPFYDNGAYHIFYLHDGDWASYGFHPIHAFETNDFSGYQYDGRVMPFGNANQPDTRIGTGSVIKAGDKYYMYYTYSDEGNWSFGKSRECIMYATSTDLKTWTKHYGYTIYSPDGFTDRYNFRDAEVIYNKEANEYMMLVASRLNDKAVITKYTTTDPAADNWAYKGLFYTADVDNYVMMECPDVFKFGNYWYLVFSENGDHPMVHYRYSSSVNGPWTKPANDLLDGSYFYAGKTAGNETTRYLSGWVPRNADNNDNGSRLWGGNLVSHQLSQNSDGTLNVKLPAGTEARFTNPVTPDAVFKDATIQQDQQRIAFQTAATPSYIVFDQISGKKMITATISGVDVNAQFGFVFGMDKSFQKGNYYLLDFNQAQHSISSTYMNGGMPRTNAAINYTLGAGKEYQLKVVTDGSVCTMYIDDKAALTSRIYSLANSFWGFYAANGNIQIKNLKLYQIN comes from the coding sequence ATGAAACGCAATATGTATATCACTTATAAGCATCTTTGGTGTGTGTGCCTTATACTTACTTTGTTTGCCTGTAAGAAAAACGACACCGCCACGGCACTAACGCCGGATGCAATATCCGGCAAGCCGGTATACCCTGTGCCACCATCTATGTGGATGCAGCCGGCAGGCGCCCAGCCATATTATTCTTCCGGGTTTGTAGGCGACCCTATGCCATTTTACGATAACGGCGCTTATCATATCTTTTATCTGCATGATGGAGATTGGGCCTCTTATGGATTTCATCCCATTCATGCTTTTGAAACAAACGATTTCTCAGGTTATCAGTATGACGGAAGGGTAATGCCTTTTGGAAATGCCAATCAGCCGGATACCAGGATAGGAACGGGGTCTGTTATCAAGGCGGGAGACAAATATTACATGTATTACACCTATTCGGATGAGGGAAACTGGTCTTTCGGGAAATCAAGAGAGTGCATCATGTACGCCACCAGTACCGATCTGAAAACGTGGACTAAACATTACGGATACACGATTTATTCTCCTGATGGATTTACGGACCGGTATAATTTCAGAGATGCAGAAGTTATTTACAACAAAGAAGCGAACGAGTATATGATGCTGGTGGCTTCGAGATTGAATGACAAAGCTGTTATTACCAAATATACCACCACAGATCCTGCTGCGGATAACTGGGCCTACAAAGGATTGTTTTATACAGCAGATGTAGATAATTATGTGATGATGGAATGTCCTGATGTATTTAAATTCGGCAATTACTGGTACCTGGTATTCTCTGAAAATGGTGATCACCCTATGGTGCATTACCGCTATAGCAGTTCTGTTAACGGGCCCTGGACAAAGCCTGCCAATGACTTGCTGGACGGTAGCTATTTTTATGCAGGTAAAACAGCAGGAAATGAAACAACACGTTATCTGAGTGGATGGGTGCCTCGTAACGCTGATAATAATGATAATGGCAGCAGGCTTTGGGGTGGTAACCTGGTTTCGCACCAGTTATCTCAGAACAGCGATGGTACGTTAAATGTAAAGTTGCCAGCGGGAACGGAAGCCAGGTTTACAAATCCTGTGACGCCGGATGCGGTATTCAAAGATGCCACTATTCAGCAGGATCAGCAGCGTATTGCATTCCAAACTGCTGCCACTCCATCGTACATCGTTTTCGATCAGATCAGCGGGAAAAAAATGATAACGGCTACTATATCAGGTGTTGATGTGAATGCACAGTTTGGTTTTGTTTTCGGAATGGATAAATCATTTCAGAAAGGTAATTACTATCTTCTCGACTTTAATCAGGCACAACACAGTATTTCCAGCACCTATATGAATGGTGGAATGCCGCGCACCAATGCTGCTATAAATTATACCTTAGGCGCCGGAAAGGAGTATCAATTGAAGGTGGTGACAGATGGTTCGGTGTGCACGATGTATATAGATGATAAGGCGGCACTGACCTCGAGGATATATTCGTTGGCTAATAGCTTTTGGGGATTTTACGCGGCGAATGGCAACATACAGATTAAAAACCTGAAATTGTATCAGATAAACTAA
- a CDS encoding glycoside hydrolase family 32 protein: protein MNKQLFHFALMITVASSACSKLPYDTIKSAKSMTTGAATTALQCTALPESINYSIYRMCSDNVRVGDITPYYDSAASNYKLYFLKNIWSTAGQKHPWFGFVSSDFHNYTETGSIIASASDACAQDNSIGAGSVVKSGSTYYAFYTGHNPDITACTNGVKREGVMLATSTDPVSGFVKNTSFTTIYSPVGIGYDENDNWRDPFVIWDNMNNNWMMLIAARKNQSGTWRGVIARYTSPDLINWTYQDVFYDGGAYNYFNMECPSIFKYGNYYYLMFSDQSINAANQRYVHYRKSTSVNGPWNMPAGSDRIDGNAFYAAKALPDVWGDAYIFGWCHTLSGNTDSGTAEWGGNLVAHKIFALPNGDLATPIPHTVKAWLETTPEAFTKNSQWGNVTNTTPGTESYRLVSNADLDVANVLYNPVNRDQYMITTTVSYASSSKDFGFFIGACDGYENTYQLRFVPSLNKFKFETKPRSQLDSIPVNDVPVTLTPNTNYKVQIVVEHSVVVVYINDQIAFTNRIYRAPGTSWGIFVDHSDATFSNITVTHP from the coding sequence ATGAATAAACAACTTTTTCATTTTGCATTGATGATTACAGTTGCGTCGAGCGCCTGTAGCAAACTCCCTTATGATACGATCAAGTCCGCTAAAAGCATGACAACAGGCGCCGCTACTACTGCATTGCAGTGTACGGCGCTACCGGAGAGCATTAATTATTCGATATACCGCATGTGCTCAGACAATGTACGTGTGGGAGATATAACACCATACTACGACTCTGCTGCCAGTAACTATAAGTTGTACTTTTTAAAGAATATCTGGAGTACTGCAGGACAGAAGCATCCGTGGTTTGGCTTTGTGTCGTCCGATTTTCATAATTATACAGAAACCGGTTCAATTATCGCATCTGCCAGTGATGCCTGTGCCCAGGATAATTCCATTGGCGCGGGTAGCGTGGTTAAATCCGGCAGTACTTACTATGCGTTTTATACAGGCCATAATCCGGATATTACCGCATGTACAAATGGTGTAAAGAGAGAAGGCGTTATGCTGGCTACTTCCACTGATCCTGTATCCGGATTTGTGAAAAACACCAGCTTTACTACCATCTATTCGCCTGTAGGTATTGGTTATGATGAGAATGATAACTGGCGTGATCCATTTGTGATCTGGGACAATATGAATAATAACTGGATGATGCTCATTGCAGCCCGGAAAAATCAAAGCGGTACCTGGCGTGGTGTGATTGCCAGGTACACTTCGCCTGATTTGATTAACTGGACTTACCAGGATGTTTTTTATGATGGTGGCGCCTACAACTATTTTAACATGGAATGCCCGTCGATTTTTAAGTACGGCAACTATTACTACCTGATGTTTTCAGACCAGAGCATTAATGCTGCCAACCAGCGGTATGTGCACTACAGGAAAAGCACGTCTGTTAATGGTCCCTGGAATATGCCGGCGGGTTCCGACCGTATTGATGGAAACGCGTTCTATGCAGCCAAGGCACTTCCCGATGTTTGGGGCGATGCCTATATATTTGGCTGGTGCCATACATTATCCGGTAATACAGATAGTGGCACGGCAGAATGGGGCGGGAACCTGGTTGCACATAAGATATTTGCCCTGCCCAACGGCGATCTTGCCACACCTATCCCACATACGGTGAAAGCCTGGCTGGAAACCACTCCTGAAGCATTTACAAAAAACAGTCAGTGGGGAAATGTAACCAATACAACGCCTGGTACAGAATCTTACCGGCTTGTCAGCAATGCGGATCTTGATGTGGCCAACGTATTATATAACCCGGTTAACAGGGATCAGTATATGATTACTACTACCGTATCCTATGCCAGTTCATCGAAGGATTTTGGATTTTTTATAGGTGCCTGCGATGGGTATGAAAATACGTACCAGCTGCGGTTTGTACCATCTCTCAATAAATTCAAATTTGAAACAAAACCCAGGAGTCAGCTCGATAGCATTCCTGTAAATGATGTTCCGGTAACATTAACGCCGAATACAAACTATAAGGTGCAGATTGTAGTGGAACATTCTGTGGTAGTCGTATATATCAACGATCAGATTGCTTTTACCAATCGCATTTACCGGGCACCCGGTACCAGCTGGGGAATCTTTGTGGATCACAGCGATGCCACTTTTAGCAATATCACGGTAACACATCCTTAA
- a CDS encoding DUF4960 domain-containing protein, giving the protein MKRMLSYMIAVCLPVLLFSCEKNDGGIALDLTGNVAIASFSVNGAKGTIDTAKGTIDITLPFGTDFTKVAPAIDLPKNATVTPASGTTVNMKNAVRFRVVNGNIYKDYTVTASEEQVIQSFVVKGVTADIDNNARTIKAAVPSGTNLTALTPDIKLAAGATAIPASGQAVDFTNPVTYKITKGQVTIDYTVTVTTPVKVAFLSTAATANDMTNPDEKAAWAWLINDNPEAQFLSFNSIKNHSIDLSVFAAIWWHEDNAQDLPAVAFDADILAALKTYYSNGGSFLLTAYGARYVEGLGIVPAGKAPNNSFGDPIGKQWVEPNWAWGISFKGHENHPAFAGLTLTPDKPYATAYMLASGTYRLNHTAQWYIPDWGGYGTIANWRTQTGGIDLGSTEWDGDHNTVVTMAEFPRTATHGKTITISTGSYDWYSEADPSNSANQPANSYLPNIKKMTANVLKYLSK; this is encoded by the coding sequence ATGAAAAGAATGCTGTCTTATATGATAGCCGTTTGCCTGCCAGTGCTGCTATTTTCCTGTGAGAAGAACGACGGAGGAATTGCATTGGATCTTACCGGCAATGTAGCTATCGCTTCGTTTTCTGTAAATGGAGCAAAGGGTACTATTGATACGGCAAAAGGAACTATTGACATCACTTTGCCCTTTGGTACCGACTTTACCAAAGTGGCGCCTGCTATAGATTTGCCGAAGAACGCCACCGTAACACCTGCTTCAGGCACTACGGTGAATATGAAAAATGCCGTTCGGTTCCGGGTGGTTAACGGCAATATTTATAAGGACTACACGGTTACTGCTTCAGAAGAACAGGTGATTCAGTCGTTCGTTGTAAAAGGCGTCACCGCCGACATCGATAATAACGCACGTACTATTAAAGCAGCAGTGCCATCAGGTACAAATCTTACCGCACTCACGCCTGATATAAAGCTGGCCGCCGGAGCAACGGCGATTCCCGCCAGTGGACAGGCGGTAGACTTTACCAACCCGGTGACGTATAAGATCACGAAAGGCCAGGTGACTATCGACTATACCGTAACCGTTACTACGCCGGTAAAAGTAGCGTTCCTGAGCACTGCCGCCACTGCAAATGATATGACCAATCCCGATGAAAAAGCAGCCTGGGCATGGTTGATCAATGATAACCCCGAGGCGCAATTCCTGTCTTTCAATAGCATCAAAAATCACAGCATTGACCTGAGTGTTTTTGCGGCCATCTGGTGGCATGAAGATAATGCACAGGATCTGCCTGCGGTAGCTTTTGATGCGGATATACTGGCAGCATTGAAAACATACTATAGTAATGGAGGTTCTTTCCTGCTTACGGCTTATGGGGCAAGATATGTAGAAGGGTTAGGCATAGTGCCGGCAGGCAAGGCGCCTAATAACTCATTTGGAGATCCGATTGGCAAACAATGGGTGGAACCTAACTGGGCCTGGGGTATATCTTTTAAAGGACATGAAAATCATCCTGCTTTTGCCGGTCTTACATTAACACCCGATAAACCCTATGCAACTGCGTATATGCTTGCCAGTGGTACCTACCGGCTCAATCATACCGCCCAGTGGTATATACCTGATTGGGGAGGCTATGGCACTATCGCTAACTGGCGTACGCAAACGGGCGGTATCGACCTGGGTAGTACAGAATGGGATGGAGATCATAATACCGTAGTTACGATGGCGGAATTCCCGCGTACTGCAACTCATGGTAAAACTATTACCATCAGTACAGGTAGTTATGACTGGTATTCAGAAGCAGATCCTTCCAACTCAGCCAATCAGCCTGCAAACAGTTATCTGCCTAATATTAAAAAGATGACAGCAAATGTTTTAAAGTATCTGAGTAAATAA